One Halobaculum roseum DNA segment encodes these proteins:
- a CDS encoding DUF429 domain-containing protein: protein MSRIPEPNAVYGVDLSAAAMRAGADTWVARCVVDGDALVVAELASAAEFLDLDSTAREDVLPALAAHLGGVDGPAVAGIDVPFSLPAWVLGDRTWREFVAATPEEWGILDGVDTPRDLYDAVRDAADPEAGRRLRRATDDAHGGQDPAGFRIKTQTYYGISVVLRRLIERESVCVPPAVPPAEVGAEPDSPPRLAVLETYPASVFDRLDGADRTGYKGSQRRHVEVRRRNVAALADAGVGFRDETARGDAARDCAVATDDALDAIAAAYAAARNYRTAVDPDAERVDRDRREARIYA from the coding sequence GTGTCCCGTATCCCCGAGCCGAACGCGGTGTACGGCGTCGACCTCAGCGCCGCGGCCATGCGTGCGGGCGCCGACACGTGGGTCGCCCGTTGCGTCGTCGACGGCGACGCGCTCGTCGTCGCGGAGCTGGCGTCCGCCGCCGAGTTCCTCGACCTCGACTCGACCGCCCGCGAGGACGTGCTTCCGGCGCTGGCGGCCCACCTCGGCGGGGTCGACGGTCCCGCCGTCGCGGGGATCGACGTGCCGTTCAGCCTCCCGGCGTGGGTGCTCGGCGACCGGACCTGGCGCGAGTTCGTCGCCGCCACGCCCGAGGAGTGGGGGATCCTCGACGGGGTCGACACCCCGCGCGACCTGTACGACGCGGTGCGCGACGCCGCCGACCCGGAAGCCGGGAGACGCCTCCGGCGCGCGACCGACGACGCCCACGGCGGACAGGACCCCGCCGGGTTCCGGATCAAGACCCAGACCTATTACGGCATCTCCGTGGTGCTCCGGCGGCTGATCGAACGCGAGAGCGTGTGCGTGCCGCCGGCGGTTCCCCCCGCGGAGGTCGGGGCCGAGCCCGACTCGCCGCCCCGACTCGCCGTGCTGGAGACGTACCCCGCGTCGGTGTTCGACCGCCTCGACGGGGCCGACCGGACCGGCTACAAGGGAAGCCAGCGCCGACACGTCGAGGTGCGACGACGAAACGTCGCGGCGCTCGCCGACGCCGGCGTCGGATTTCGCGACGAGACGGCTCGCGGCGACGCGGCCCGGGACTGCGCGGTCGCGACCGACGACGCGCTCGATGCTATCGCGGCCGCGTACGCCGCCGCCCGGAACTACCGGACGGCGGTCGATCCCGACGCCGAGCGCGTCGACCGCGATCGACGGGAAGCCCGAATTTACGCCTGA
- a CDS encoding DUF7559 family protein, whose protein sequence is MPATKEVKCLSDDCELDMFENHYTYDIADDHTVADLSCPLCGGTDCLEEIEL, encoded by the coding sequence ATGCCCGCCACGAAGGAGGTCAAGTGCCTCAGCGACGACTGCGAGCTCGACATGTTCGAGAACCACTACACCTACGACATCGCCGACGACCACACGGTCGCGGACCTGTCGTGCCCGCTGTGCGGGGGGACCGACTGTCTGGAGGAGATCGAGCTGTAA
- a CDS encoding Hsp20/alpha crystallin family protein, with the protein MPERDKFAEGTDRLKDVGESAMNTVLDRVGRGVATVQEKSPLAYDLLESEDAFLVVFDAPGAERSDVQVRFNDGAVEVRIDRFRDFREGFEMRFPGRGLALDGRAELPPGAAVEPEDATSTLTDHGTLRVRVPKAEGGSVAVEDAESDRKADADADDEPVQLDMDEDEADPDEAADDGAESDEDADGSEGETDDAESDDADEK; encoded by the coding sequence ATGCCCGAACGCGACAAATTCGCCGAGGGAACCGACCGCCTGAAGGACGTCGGCGAGTCCGCGATGAACACGGTGCTGGACCGCGTCGGCCGCGGCGTCGCGACCGTCCAGGAGAAGTCGCCGCTCGCGTACGACCTGCTGGAGTCGGAGGACGCCTTCCTCGTCGTCTTCGACGCCCCCGGCGCCGAGCGCAGCGACGTGCAGGTCCGGTTCAACGATGGCGCTGTCGAGGTGCGGATCGACCGCTTCCGCGACTTCCGCGAGGGGTTCGAGATGCGCTTCCCCGGGCGCGGGCTCGCGCTCGACGGGCGCGCGGAGCTTCCCCCGGGCGCGGCCGTCGAACCCGAGGACGCCACCTCGACGCTCACCGACCACGGGACGCTCCGCGTCCGCGTCCCCAAGGCCGAGGGCGGCTCCGTCGCCGTCGAAGACGCCGAGAGCGACCGGAAAGCCGATGCCGACGCGGACGACGAGCCGGTTCAGTTGGACATGGACGAGGACGAGGCCGACCCCGACGAGGCTGCCGACGACGGCGCCGAATCCGACGAGGACGCCGACGGCTCGGAGGGCGAGACCGACGACGCCGAGTCCGACGACGCCGACGAGAAGTAG
- a CDS encoding NAD(P)/FAD-dependent oxidoreductase: MAGRDPDTGADSAAGDGVRVAVVGAGAVGVTAAHDLAVAGADVTLFDKGEVASGASGRAAGVLYDAYAEDIDAELGARALERFRALSGTGDFSFTECPYVMLAREGDDDLAEAVRGAAERMRVHGREVETVDGDELGERFPSLRTGDVAVAAVARNAGWTDPGSYVTTVADLAASAGAEIRTDSPVAVSTAPPGVAVASEAPVTRRFDAVVVAAGAHTKQLLADAGVAVPLKPYRVQAVVSARSFDGPMWYDASAGVYARPHPTGLLAGDGTVPVEADPDDWDRDADDWFLADVSETLRERAGHDPDVERAWAGLCTATPDGDPLLGEVADGVLVAAGWQGHGFMRAPATGEAIAGQVLGEGGGIAQFDPGRFDGDEEFEISEGMAVETDDGAENRS; encoded by the coding sequence ATGGCCGGGCGCGACCCGGACACCGGTGCCGACTCGGCTGCCGGCGACGGCGTGCGCGTGGCGGTCGTCGGCGCCGGCGCCGTCGGCGTCACCGCGGCGCACGACCTGGCGGTCGCCGGCGCGGACGTGACGCTGTTCGACAAGGGGGAGGTCGCGTCGGGCGCCTCGGGCCGGGCCGCGGGCGTCCTCTACGACGCCTACGCCGAGGACATCGACGCCGAGCTCGGCGCCCGCGCGCTGGAGCGCTTTCGGGCTCTCTCGGGCACCGGCGACTTCTCGTTCACGGAGTGTCCGTACGTGATGCTCGCGCGCGAGGGCGACGACGACCTCGCGGAGGCGGTCCGCGGCGCCGCAGAGCGGATGCGCGTCCACGGCCGCGAGGTGGAGACCGTCGACGGCGACGAACTGGGAGAACGGTTCCCGAGCCTCCGGACCGGGGATGTCGCCGTCGCGGCCGTCGCGCGCAACGCCGGCTGGACGGACCCGGGGAGCTACGTGACGACGGTCGCCGACCTCGCCGCCTCGGCGGGCGCCGAGATCCGAACGGACAGCCCGGTCGCGGTGTCGACGGCGCCACCGGGCGTGGCCGTCGCGAGCGAGGCGCCCGTCACGCGCCGCTTCGACGCGGTCGTCGTCGCCGCGGGCGCGCACACCAAGCAACTGCTGGCGGACGCCGGGGTCGCGGTCCCGCTCAAACCCTACCGCGTGCAGGCGGTCGTCTCGGCGCGGTCCTTCGACGGTCCGATGTGGTACGACGCCTCGGCGGGCGTGTACGCGCGCCCGCACCCGACGGGCCTGCTCGCGGGCGACGGCACCGTCCCGGTCGAGGCCGACCCGGACGACTGGGACCGCGACGCCGACGACTGGTTCCTCGCGGACGTGAGCGAGACGCTGCGCGAGCGTGCGGGCCACGACCCCGACGTGGAGCGGGCGTGGGCCGGCCTGTGCACGGCGACGCCAGACGGCGACCCGCTGCTCGGCGAGGTCGCCGACGGCGTCCTCGTCGCCGCCGGCTGGCAGGGCCACGGGTTCATGCGCGCGCCGGCGACGGGAGAGGCGATCGCAGGGCAGGTGCTCGGCGAGGGAGGGGGAATCGCGCAGTTCGACCCCGGTCGCTTCGACGGCGACGAGGAGTTCGAGATAAGCGAGGGGATGGCCGTCGAGACGGACGACGGGGCGGAGAACCGGAGCTGA
- a CDS encoding creatininase family protein has product MRLLHEETTTSAGEAFDDRVEVAILPTGSVEQHGPALPLGTDFLAAEAVARGIDRDDAVVLPTVPVGVSAHHRQFDGTLWAEPETFEDYVGEIAASVASHGVRKLVFCNGHGGNSDALRRAARRLRGDRIAYAAPWNWWSSLAGLDEELFGASGIGHADAMETSMVAHLAGDLVREALLEEAEAGAADSWGKSVHGAAVGFDTADFSESGAVGTPTEGTAEKGRKLFEQATGELDALVGWLAEQPFDALTPEPHR; this is encoded by the coding sequence ATGCGACTGCTCCACGAGGAGACGACGACGAGCGCGGGCGAGGCGTTCGACGACCGCGTCGAGGTGGCGATCCTCCCGACCGGTTCGGTCGAACAGCACGGCCCGGCCCTCCCGCTGGGAACCGACTTCCTCGCGGCCGAGGCCGTCGCCCGCGGGATCGACCGCGACGACGCGGTCGTGTTGCCGACCGTGCCGGTCGGCGTGTCCGCACACCACCGCCAGTTCGACGGGACGTTGTGGGCCGAGCCCGAGACGTTCGAGGACTACGTCGGCGAGATCGCCGCCTCCGTCGCGAGCCACGGCGTCCGCAAGCTCGTGTTCTGTAACGGCCACGGGGGGAACAGCGACGCGCTCCGTCGGGCCGCCCGGCGCCTCCGCGGCGACCGGATCGCGTACGCCGCGCCGTGGAACTGGTGGTCGAGCCTCGCCGGGCTCGACGAGGAGCTGTTCGGGGCGTCGGGCATCGGCCACGCCGACGCGATGGAGACGAGCATGGTCGCCCACCTCGCCGGCGACCTCGTGCGCGAGGCCCTCCTGGAGGAGGCGGAAGCCGGCGCGGCCGACTCCTGGGGGAAGTCGGTTCACGGCGCCGCCGTCGGCTTCGACACCGCCGACTTCTCCGAGTCGGGCGCCGTCGGAACGCCCACCGAGGGGACCGCCGAGAAGGGACGGAAGCTGTTCGAGCAGGCGACGGGCGAACTCGACGCGCTCGTCGGCTGGCTGGCCGAGCAGCCGTTCGACGCGCTCACCCCGGAGCCGCACCGCTGA
- a CDS encoding LLM class flavin-dependent oxidoreductase, which yields MKLTASEAADSVVARTNLDGVALKPTECDVSAAVDLPVDLVCLDYEGREALPDADALAALAESVDLRVTTPVRADGFDPRGDDSLVETLPEAAKRVLVAGHGAYLSETERKRAVAPRLGDAAAAVREAGGTPWVGTEGVERLALAAGGVQYDLLSRTTERDVRGLRAAGFDGEVALYAPVVPTDDEDAVLDAVGDYAARRRPVREALPEGAETDAAATGRAREVLSAAVRDFALVGDPETIGERVRELKAVGVDHVVGYPATGVDALR from the coding sequence ATGAAGCTCACCGCATCCGAAGCCGCCGACAGCGTCGTCGCCCGAACGAACCTCGACGGGGTCGCGCTCAAGCCGACCGAGTGCGACGTGTCCGCCGCGGTCGACCTCCCTGTCGACCTGGTGTGTCTCGACTACGAGGGACGCGAGGCGCTACCGGACGCCGACGCGCTCGCCGCCCTCGCGGAGTCGGTCGACCTCCGCGTGACGACGCCCGTCCGCGCCGACGGCTTCGACCCCCGCGGCGACGACTCCCTGGTCGAGACACTCCCCGAGGCCGCCAAGCGCGTGCTCGTCGCGGGCCACGGCGCGTACCTCTCTGAGACCGAGCGCAAGCGCGCGGTCGCGCCCCGCCTCGGCGACGCCGCGGCCGCGGTTCGCGAGGCCGGCGGCACGCCGTGGGTCGGCACCGAGGGCGTCGAGCGCCTCGCGCTCGCGGCCGGCGGCGTCCAGTACGACCTGCTCTCGCGGACGACCGAGCGGGACGTGCGCGGACTGCGGGCGGCCGGCTTCGACGGCGAGGTGGCCCTGTACGCCCCTGTCGTTCCGACCGACGACGAGGACGCCGTGCTCGACGCCGTCGGCGACTACGCCGCCCGCCGCAGGCCCGTCCGCGAGGCGCTCCCCGAGGGCGCCGAGACCGACGCCGCCGCCACGGGACGCGCCCGCGAGGTGCTCTCGGCGGCGGTGCGCGACTTCGCGCTCGTGGGCGACCCCGAGACGATCGGCGAGCGCGTGCGCGAACTGAAGGCCGTCGGCGTCGACCACGTCGTCGGCTACCCGGCGACCGGCGTCGACGCGCTTCGGTAG
- a CDS encoding NUDIX hydrolase, which translates to MDFERVRRYAPVEVTDAERRAAVLAPIVDRGGAPHVLFTKRADHLGSHPGQMSFPGGGVESHDPDLTSTALREADEEIGLRPEEVEVVGRIDDIQTVSEYAVTPFVGTAPDRTYVPSDDEVAEIAILPVSELTARENYESERRDHPHYGEVRLHFFHVDGYTVWGATGRMLVQLLELLTDWEMPAEVDRVVDPDADLPV; encoded by the coding sequence ATGGACTTCGAGCGCGTTCGTCGGTACGCCCCCGTCGAGGTGACGGACGCCGAGCGGCGCGCGGCGGTGCTGGCGCCGATCGTCGACCGGGGCGGCGCGCCGCACGTCCTCTTCACGAAGCGTGCGGACCACCTCGGGAGCCACCCCGGGCAGATGAGCTTCCCCGGCGGCGGCGTCGAGTCGCACGACCCGGACCTCACGTCGACGGCGTTGCGCGAGGCCGACGAGGAGATCGGCCTGCGGCCCGAGGAGGTCGAGGTCGTCGGCCGCATCGACGACATCCAAACCGTCTCCGAGTACGCGGTCACGCCGTTCGTCGGCACCGCGCCCGACCGGACGTACGTCCCCAGCGACGACGAGGTCGCCGAGATCGCGATCCTCCCCGTCTCGGAGCTGACCGCCCGCGAGAACTACGAGTCCGAGCGCCGCGACCACCCCCACTACGGGGAGGTCCGCCTGCACTTCTTCCACGTCGACGGGTACACGGTCTGGGGGGCGACCGGCCGAATGCTCGTGCAACTGCTCGAACTGCTCACCGACTGGGAGATGCCCGCGGAGGTCGACCGCGTCGTCGACCCGGACGCCGACCTGCCGGTGTGA
- a CDS encoding glycosyl transferase family 2, translated as MEYVQERVATLHAFGEGAPDAPADRAAVVVPMTEREYAGLAAERVLSELEALEPARVVVPLRAPAERVGAFREWLDGFDLPLETLWCDGPRMADLLADAGLDGERGKGRDVWLALGRALEEEYVVVHDADTKSYSGDYVRRLLFPLANGFDFSKGYYARVENGQLYGRLFRLFYTPLVRALREAHPDSEFLEYMAAFRYALAGEFAATGDVVAAMPVQRTWGLEVGTLAAAYDAVGVDGAAQVDLGSYEHDHRAVSGPTGLSDMSRSVGAALMRAAEEHGVDPDYDALPEAYRTVAESYVNRYAADAAFNGLSYDRGGERDQVRTYAESIAAPGPDTRLPPWDEVALSPDDVAAAAKADARDAANGDVTGE; from the coding sequence ATGGAATACGTGCAGGAGCGCGTCGCCACGCTCCACGCGTTCGGCGAGGGGGCGCCCGACGCGCCCGCCGACCGCGCGGCCGTCGTCGTGCCGATGACCGAGCGGGAGTACGCCGGCCTCGCCGCCGAGCGCGTGCTCTCGGAGCTGGAGGCGCTGGAGCCCGCGCGGGTGGTCGTCCCCCTCCGGGCGCCCGCCGAGCGGGTCGGCGCCTTCCGCGAGTGGCTCGACGGCTTCGACCTCCCGCTGGAGACGCTGTGGTGTGACGGCCCCCGCATGGCGGATCTGCTCGCGGACGCCGGACTCGACGGCGAGCGCGGGAAGGGTCGGGACGTGTGGCTGGCCCTGGGGCGCGCACTGGAGGAGGAGTACGTCGTCGTCCACGACGCCGACACGAAGTCCTACTCGGGGGACTACGTCCGGCGGCTGCTGTTCCCGCTGGCGAACGGGTTCGACTTCTCGAAGGGATACTACGCCCGCGTCGAGAACGGACAGCTGTACGGGCGGCTCTTCCGGCTGTTCTACACCCCGCTGGTGCGCGCGCTGCGGGAGGCCCACCCCGACTCGGAGTTCCTTGAGTACATGGCCGCGTTCCGGTACGCGCTCGCCGGCGAGTTCGCCGCGACCGGCGACGTGGTCGCCGCGATGCCCGTCCAGCGCACCTGGGGGCTGGAGGTCGGGACGCTCGCGGCCGCCTACGACGCGGTCGGGGTCGACGGCGCCGCGCAGGTCGACCTCGGCAGCTACGAACACGACCACCGCGCGGTCTCGGGCCCGACCGGGCTCTCGGACATGAGCCGGTCGGTCGGCGCGGCGCTGATGCGCGCCGCCGAGGAGCACGGCGTCGACCCCGACTACGACGCGCTGCCCGAGGCGTATCGCACGGTCGCCGAGTCGTACGTCAACCGCTACGCCGCCGACGCCGCGTTCAACGGGCTCTCCTACGACCGCGGCGGCGAGCGCGACCAGGTTCGGACGTACGCCGAGTCGATCGCGGCACCCGGGCCGGACACGCGGCTGCCGCCGTGGGACGAGGTCGCGCTATCGCCGGACGACGTGGCCGCCGCCGCGAAGGCGGACGCGCGCGACGCGGCGAACGGCGACGTGACCGGCGAGTGA
- a CDS encoding DUF3311 domain-containing protein has product MTRTRSDALWIAAFGLLVAFAVPWFLWGDATVVAGLPLWLWWHVGWMALASVVFAAFARGGAWDRGVDAEVIRRG; this is encoded by the coding sequence ATGACGCGAACTCGAAGTGACGCGCTGTGGATCGCGGCGTTCGGGCTGCTGGTCGCGTTCGCCGTCCCGTGGTTCCTCTGGGGCGACGCGACGGTCGTCGCGGGGCTGCCGCTGTGGCTGTGGTGGCACGTCGGCTGGATGGCGCTTGCGAGCGTGGTCTTCGCCGCGTTCGCGCGCGGCGGGGCGTGGGACCGCGGCGTCGACGCGGAGGTGATCCGCCGTGGCTGA
- a CDS encoding sodium:solute symporter family protein, which yields MADLGVSLGVVVGYLLIALAIGVVAYRLTDRTAEDYYLASRSVGTVVLLFTTFATLLSAFTFFGGPNLAFSAGPEWILVMGLMDGILFALLWYAIGYKQWLVGKAHGYVTLGEMLGDRFDSTALRGLVAGVSLLWLFPYVMLQQIGAGQALVGLTDGVVPYWAGAALITVFMVAYVGLSGLRGVAWTDTLQGVFMLGVIWLAVAWIATTEGGVSALTAGMTDSAPEFAALGGGLYSPQWMIAQAVVIAFGVAAFPQVNQRFFMADRVETLKRSFALWPVLVLLLFVPAFLLGSWAVGLGIEVPDGSNVLPLLLNEYTPAWFAALVIAGALAAMMSSSDSMLLSGSSYFTRDLYRPLVAPDASEAREGWVARVGVAGFAGSTFLASLLVGGGGGLDVLVTLGDTAFGGYAQLTIPLLLALYWGGTTRNGMIAGVVSAELVYLAHVFLPLPATYLTWDFALWCMLLSLVVTVAVSTVTAPAPAANAEKFGVGAD from the coding sequence GTGGCTGATCTGGGCGTCTCGCTGGGCGTCGTCGTGGGGTATCTGCTGATCGCGCTCGCGATCGGCGTGGTGGCGTACCGGCTCACCGACCGCACGGCCGAGGACTACTACCTCGCGTCGCGGTCGGTCGGAACGGTCGTGTTGCTGTTCACGACATTCGCGACGCTGCTGTCGGCGTTCACGTTCTTCGGGGGACCGAACCTCGCGTTCTCGGCGGGACCGGAGTGGATCCTCGTGATGGGGCTGATGGACGGCATCCTGTTCGCGCTGCTGTGGTACGCGATCGGCTACAAGCAGTGGCTCGTCGGGAAGGCCCACGGCTACGTGACGCTCGGCGAGATGCTCGGGGACCGCTTCGACTCGACGGCGCTGCGGGGGCTCGTCGCCGGCGTGAGCCTGCTGTGGCTGTTCCCGTACGTGATGCTCCAGCAGATCGGCGCCGGGCAGGCGCTCGTGGGGCTGACCGACGGCGTCGTCCCCTACTGGGCCGGCGCGGCGCTGATCACGGTGTTCATGGTCGCGTACGTCGGCCTCTCGGGCCTGCGCGGCGTCGCCTGGACGGACACGCTCCAGGGCGTGTTCATGCTCGGCGTGATCTGGCTCGCGGTCGCGTGGATCGCGACCACCGAGGGCGGCGTCTCGGCGCTGACCGCCGGGATGACCGACTCCGCCCCGGAGTTCGCGGCGCTGGGGGGCGGGCTGTACTCGCCGCAGTGGATGATCGCGCAGGCGGTCGTCATCGCCTTCGGCGTCGCGGCGTTCCCGCAGGTGAACCAGCGGTTCTTCATGGCCGACCGCGTCGAGACGCTCAAGCGCTCGTTCGCGCTGTGGCCGGTGCTGGTCCTCCTGCTGTTCGTTCCGGCGTTCCTGCTCGGGTCGTGGGCGGTCGGGCTCGGGATCGAGGTGCCCGACGGGAGCAACGTCCTCCCGCTGCTGTTGAACGAGTACACGCCCGCGTGGTTCGCGGCGCTGGTGATCGCCGGCGCGCTCGCGGCGATGATGTCCTCGTCGGACTCGATGCTGCTGTCGGGGTCGTCGTACTTCACGCGCGACCTCTACCGGCCGCTCGTCGCCCCGGACGCGAGCGAGGCCCGCGAGGGGTGGGTCGCCCGCGTCGGCGTCGCCGGCTTCGCGGGGTCGACGTTCCTCGCGTCGCTGCTCGTCGGCGGCGGCGGGGGGCTGGACGTGCTCGTCACGCTCGGGGACACGGCATTCGGCGGCTACGCTCAGCTCACGATCCCGCTGCTCCTCGCGCTGTACTGGGGCGGGACGACCCGTAACGGGATGATCGCCGGCGTCGTGAGCGCCGAGCTGGTGTACCTCGCGCACGTGTTCCTTCCGCTGCCGGCGACGTACCTCACGTGGGACTTCGCGCTGTGGTGCATGCTGCTGTCGCTGGTCGTGACGGTCGCGGTGTCGACGGTGACGGCACCCGCGCCCGCGGCCAACGCCGAGAAGTTCGGCGTCGGCGCCGACTGA
- a CDS encoding DUF6293 family protein, with amino-acid sequence MQTHVVPVGFDYDRLIAPLVRDQFDVDRVVLLEGAVGSEANVEYSRNLSQKLETDFRNLLGAETERVEIADVYDYDAAFEQAYDLINTELDADREVWVNVSSMPRPVSFAFATAAHSVTLERQADRDRIHTYYTAPEKYLETELAEELRANRDLLGDLLDGVGDDAAEVAGVDADRLRERLSTATDLLAEFDERGTTIGAKEVDGKHIIELPVASFSNVKPFEEVILYKLGEDGEFESVSELAKALAAELNEEYTDSFRSKVIYNVDRLGPGGKGYIEQESHGKSYRTRLSRIGELWVRAHAAEDATDYDW; translated from the coding sequence ATGCAGACGCACGTCGTCCCGGTCGGCTTCGACTACGACCGGCTCATCGCGCCGCTGGTTCGCGACCAGTTCGACGTGGACCGGGTCGTCCTCCTGGAAGGTGCGGTGGGGAGCGAGGCCAACGTCGAGTACTCCCGGAACCTCTCACAGAAGCTGGAGACGGACTTCCGGAACCTGCTGGGCGCGGAGACCGAGCGCGTCGAGATAGCCGACGTGTACGACTACGACGCCGCCTTCGAGCAGGCGTACGACCTGATCAACACCGAACTCGACGCCGACCGGGAGGTGTGGGTCAACGTCTCCTCGATGCCCCGCCCCGTCTCGTTCGCGTTCGCGACCGCCGCCCACTCGGTCACGCTGGAGCGGCAGGCCGACCGCGACCGCATCCACACTTACTACACGGCCCCCGAGAAGTACCTGGAGACCGAGTTGGCCGAGGAGCTCCGGGCGAACCGCGACCTCCTGGGGGACCTGCTCGACGGCGTCGGCGACGACGCGGCGGAGGTCGCCGGCGTCGACGCCGACCGGCTCCGCGAGCGCCTGTCGACGGCGACGGACCTGCTCGCGGAGTTCGACGAGCGCGGGACGACCATCGGCGCCAAGGAGGTCGACGGGAAGCACATCATCGAGCTGCCGGTCGCGTCGTTCTCGAACGTGAAGCCCTTCGAGGAGGTGATCCTCTACAAGCTCGGCGAGGACGGCGAGTTCGAGTCGGTGAGCGAGCTCGCGAAGGCGCTGGCCGCGGAGTTGAACGAGGAGTACACCGACTCGTTCCGCTCGAAGGTGATCTACAACGTCGACCGCCTCGGCCCCGGCGGGAAGGGGTACATCGAGCAGGAGTCACACGGGAAGTCCTACCGGACGCGCCTCTCGCGGATCGGGGAGCTGTGGGTGCGCGCGCACGCCGCGGAGGACGCGACCGACTACGACTGGTGA
- a CDS encoding carbohydrate ABC transporter permease, producing MATDDGRIARATDNAIRYPTAVYRLLFVVATGFFLLFALFPLYWLLVVSVTPTGTSPALVPAAATPANYLAVAAAEFLRYVFNSLVIAGSTTVVVVVVAALAGYAFGRLEFPGKRVLLLITLCVAYFPPVAFVIPLFRLLSGALSWSAFGVTLTSPDLFNTPAGPGVPLTGLTMPLAIFVLTTFFDRIPDTLEDAARVEGTTRLGALVRVIVPLSRPGIATAAVLTFLQVYTEFFFSLLMTNGDPGDWAPIVPPLRGLAPADASFAAAAAVTALLPVILLLALADDHIVAGLTTGYR from the coding sequence ATGGCGACGGACGACGGTCGGATCGCACGCGCGACCGACAACGCGATCCGGTATCCGACCGCCGTCTACCGACTCCTGTTCGTGGTCGCGACCGGCTTCTTCCTGCTGTTCGCCCTGTTTCCCCTCTACTGGCTGCTGGTCGTCTCCGTGACGCCGACGGGGACGTCCCCCGCGCTCGTTCCCGCCGCGGCGACCCCGGCGAACTACCTCGCGGTCGCCGCGGCGGAGTTCCTCAGGTACGTGTTCAACAGCCTCGTCATCGCCGGGAGCACGACCGTCGTCGTGGTCGTCGTCGCCGCCCTCGCGGGGTACGCCTTCGGTCGGCTGGAGTTCCCCGGAAAACGGGTGTTGCTGCTGATCACGCTCTGTGTCGCGTACTTCCCGCCGGTGGCGTTCGTCATCCCGCTGTTTCGGCTGCTCTCGGGGGCGCTCTCCTGGTCGGCGTTCGGGGTCACCCTGACGAGCCCGGATCTCTTCAACACCCCTGCCGGGCCCGGCGTCCCCCTGACGGGGCTGACGATGCCGCTGGCCATCTTCGTGTTGACGACGTTCTTCGACCGGATCCCGGACACCCTCGAGGACGCCGCGCGCGTCGAGGGGACGACGCGGCTCGGCGCGCTCGTCCGGGTGATCGTTCCGCTGTCGCGCCCGGGGATCGCGACCGCGGCCGTGTTGACGTTCCTCCAGGTGTACACCGAGTTCTTCTTCTCGCTGCTGATGACGAACGGCGACCCGGGTGACTGGGCGCCGATCGTTCCCCCGCTTCGCGGGCTCGCCCCGGCGGACGCGTCGTTCGCCGCCGCGGCCGCGGTGACCGCGCTCCTCCCGGTTATCCTCCTGCTGGCGCTTGCCGACGACCACATCGTCGCCGGGCTGACCACCGGGTACAGGTAG
- a CDS encoding DUF1405 domain-containing protein has translation MSLLADLTDDDGLPERPDLPWYVAPLPRAVENVGLRIAWVVVAINLVGTAFGFWYYGVHPLPLSDPLITWQLAGTPPSMWVFVPDSPVATLFIALALGLWALGRSNEYVNALAFFGCWKLGLWTPFVLLAFADGFTAANPLPMYLFLLFSHLAMTVEGFLLYRISGFPVRAVAVAVAWYGLNDVVDYFVPVAGTPHHTLMPGQVLLESGVGFTHPSPTHEIAAAGAVVLTLTATFLALATRVKLLEAGALSSR, from the coding sequence ATGAGCCTCCTCGCCGACCTGACCGACGACGACGGACTCCCCGAGCGCCCGGACCTCCCGTGGTACGTCGCGCCGCTCCCGCGGGCGGTCGAGAACGTCGGCCTCCGGATCGCGTGGGTCGTCGTCGCGATCAACCTCGTCGGCACCGCCTTCGGCTTCTGGTACTACGGCGTCCACCCGCTGCCGCTGTCGGACCCGCTGATCACCTGGCAGCTCGCCGGGACGCCCCCGAGCATGTGGGTCTTCGTCCCCGACTCGCCGGTGGCGACGCTGTTCATCGCGCTCGCGCTGGGGCTGTGGGCGCTGGGGCGGTCGAACGAGTACGTGAACGCGCTGGCCTTCTTCGGCTGCTGGAAGCTCGGGCTGTGGACGCCGTTCGTCCTCCTGGCGTTCGCCGACGGCTTCACGGCCGCCAACCCGCTTCCGATGTACCTGTTCCTGCTGTTCTCGCACCTCGCGATGACCGTCGAGGGGTTCCTCCTCTACCGGATCTCGGGGTTCCCGGTGCGCGCGGTCGCCGTCGCCGTCGCGTGGTACGGCCTCAACGACGTGGTCGACTACTTCGTCCCCGTCGCCGGGACGCCCCACCACACGCTCATGCCCGGGCAGGTGCTGCTCGAGTCGGGCGTCGGCTTCACCCACCCGTCGCCGACCCACGAGATCGCCGCTGCCGGCGCAGTGGTCCTCACGCTCACGGCGACGTTCCTCGCGCTGGCGACGCGGGTGAAGCTGCTGGAGGCCGGCGCGCTCTCGTCCCGGTGA